TATTCCGTCGGGGTGTATCCCGCTAACTTCTTGAACTGCCTTATGAACGACTCCGTGTTTTCGTAACCCATCCTCTCGGAGATCTGGTTTACATTGTAGTCGCCCTTTTTCAGGAGCTCTTTGGCCTTGCCTATCTTCAACTCCAATTTATAGTCGCTGAAACCTTTCTTTATGTTCTCTTTGAATATCCTGCTAAGGTATTTCGGGCTAAGGCAGACCGCGCCAGCGGCCTCGTTCAAGGTTATCTTCTTGTACCAGTTCCTTTCCATGAACCGTTTGACCTTCTCTATCTTCCCCTTTAAACCTTGTTCGTTCACTCCGCCTTCGCCGCGCCTGGCCTCCAGCAGGCCTTCTACCGTCTCTTTGAGCCTTGCGATGCCTACCGGCTTTTCCATATAATCGTCCGCGCGGGCCTTCAGGGCTTCGATCGCCATCTTTTGAACTATGCCCGGTCAGGATAATGATCTTTAGGTGCGGGTCCGTTTTTTTGATCTCAGCCAGGACGTCGAGGCCGTTCACTCCCGGCATCTTGACATCCAGGATCACCAGGCCGATCTCGTTCGCCCTGCCCAATAATTTCAGGGCCGCTTCCCCGTCAGGGACCTCGACCACATCGTATCCTTCCAGGAAGTCCCTGAGCTCGCTCCTCAGCCCTTCATCGTCATCCACTATCAAGATCTTATCAACCATGGGCTTCCTCTCTTTCCTTTTTTTACGCGTATTCTTTTAAGATGCCTGTTATGTCGATATCATCTATCTTCTCTTCGACCAAAGGCGGACGCTTATTTAATCCGCTCTTTTCCTCGTAGCTCGCCTTCTCGGCCTTATAAATTATCCCTATGGGGATCCTGTCGCCCCATTCCGAAGCCTTTTGGAGCGCGGCAACATAATTTCCGGGATCATATGCGGGATCGTCGTTTGCTTTGTATATCCTCTTTGAATACCATTCGTAAGTGTTCTTCTTGTTGAACGAAACGCACGGCTGCAGGACCTCGACGAGAGAGAACCCCTTGTGTTCTATCCCTTCGAGAATCAGCCACGAGAGATGCTCCATATCTGCGGAATAACCCCGCGCCACAAAACCCGCGCCGAGGACTATCGCCATCTCCAGCGCGCGGATAGGCTCTGAGATGACGCCTTGCGTCTGGACTTTCGTTACATACCCCTCATCGGTCGAGGGCGAGGCCTGGCCTTTCGTCAGCGCGTAGATCTGGTTATTATGGACTATCACGGTAATATCCGTATTGCGCCTGATGTTGTGTATGAAATGGTTGCCGCCTTCACCGTAACAGTCGCCGTCGCCTGTGGTGACGAGGACGGTCAATTCGCGGTTGGCGATCTTGACCGCGGACGCGTATGAGAGAGACCTGCCGTGGAGCCCGTTTATGCAGTTGCATTTTATATAGTGGGGCAATTTCGCGGCCTGGCCTATCCCCGAGGCGATGACTATATCCTTGGGCTTCCGCCCCAGTTTTACGAGCGCCGCTTTCAATGCGTTGAGGATGCCGAAGTCCCCGCACCCAGGGCACCATGCTATCGGATCGTTGCTTATGAAATCTTTAACGTCTGCCATTGTTCACCGCCTCGGAGGCCTTTTCTTTCAGGAAGTCCGCGTTAAAAGGCCTGCCGTCATATTTTAATATGGAACCGTCGACTTCGATGCCGGTCGAGCGCCGGATGAGTTTCGCCAGTTGGGCCCCGGCATTGTTTTCAACGGTAACGGCCTTTTTTGCCCGCTTCAATAATCCGGCTATATGATCCGAGGGGAACGGCCATACCTGGGATAGGTGTATAAAACCCAGCTTCTTCCCTTGCGTCGCTTCGCAGGCCTCCTTCATAACCCCGTAGGTCGAACCAAAACCTACCAAAACCATGTCGGCGCCGCTCAGGTTATAAGCCGTCGGCTCCTCGACCTCGCGCGAGAGAAGCGCCATCTTCTTATAGAACCGCTTATCGACCATCGACATCCTGATCTTCCCGTCTTCGGTGATATGCCCTTCTTCGGTATGCTCGTCGCTATCGGCGTAAATTACATCCTCGATCCACGAGGGCACGGCCATAGGCGATACGCCTGTTTCGGTGAGCTGATAACGCTTATACCCGGTGACCTTCTTCGAATCCTCTTTTGATATTATGTGGCGCTCTACCTTCGCCTTATCCATATCGAACGGGTCAATGTCGCGGGAGGAATCGGCCAGATGCTGGTCTGTCATTATCAGGACCGGTATCTGGTACTTTTCCGCGAGATTAAATGCTTTTACCGTAAGGTAGAACGCCTCTTCGACCGTCCCGGGGGCAAATACCGCCCTCGCGAATTCGCCGTGGCCCGCATGTATAAGAAAATCCAGGTCAGCCTGTTCGGTGCGGGTCGGGAATCCTGTCGCCGGGGCCGGCCTCTGAGCATCCACCGCGACGATAGGCGTCTCGAGCATCCCGGCAAGGCTTAACCCCTCGACCATCAGGGCGAATCCGCCGCCGGATGTGGCGCACATCGACCGAACGCCCGCAAAAGACGCCCCTATTATCATATTTATCGCGGCGATCTCATCCTCGGCCTGTTCGACGATGATATTGAAATCCTTCGCGTAGCGGCTCAGGTTCTCCATTATGCTCGTCGAGGGCGACATCGGATACGCGGAATAAAATTTGCATCCTCCCCTGATCGCGCCCAGGGTTATCGCCTCATTGCCGTTCATCAAAAGGTTTCCGGCCGCCGCGCCTTCCTTGACGGCGAAGGCGTCGGATCGGAAATATTTCGCCGAGAAATCATATCCCAGTTTCGCCGCGGCTATATTTATCTTTATGACATCCGCGGGCTTATCCGCGAATATCTCCTTTAACGCCTCCTCCACGAGACGGAAGCTGATCTTTGTGATCCCGGCCGCCACGCCGCACGCCGCGGAATTCGCGAAGAGCTCGCTTCCTCCTGCTTTTTTGGCCATATCATAAAAAGGCGCGTCGAAAAAACCCGGGCCTGTTTCCTCGGTGCCGAATTTCTGCCTGTCGGTTATCATAATGCCTTTTTCCGCCATATCCGGCTTATGTATGCTTATGCTTCCCTTATCCAGGCAGACGGTGATATCGCTTTTCCCTTTTAGCGTAAAGACGGGCCTCTCCGAGACCCGCAACTGCGAAAAATTATTCCCGCCGCGGATGCGCGACATAAAGTCCTGGTTCATGAATATATGCAGCCCGGCTTTTTTGAAGACTTTCGCCAGCGCCGTGCTTATAGCCTGCATCCCCTGGCCCGCTTCTCCGGAGATCTTTATCGTCAATTCATCCCGCAATGGACCTTCTCCTTAGTCAGAATTTTGCGGCCGTTATCCTGGCGGCCTGCTGCGCTTCGTTTATCTTCTGTTTCTGCAGCTCGGGCCCCATATCCATAGGCTGGGCGACGACAAACGTGATATCCGTGATGCCGCATAACCCGAATATTCTACGGAGATAGGGCTCCTGGAAATCGGCGGCGCGCATCTCCTTGGAGCTGTAATCGCCTCCCCTGCTGGCGACAACAACCATCTTTTTGTTCTTCACCAGCCCCTCGGCGCCGGTCGCCGTATAACGGAAGAGGTACTTCGGCTGGACTATGACATCGATATAATGCTTGAGCGTGTACGGGACGCTGAAATTCCACATCGGCGTGCTTATCAGGTAGCCGTCCGCCGACATAAACCTCTCGATATGCCTGACTATCTCTTCCCAGGCCTCCTTCAGGTCGCCGGTGAGGTCCTTGCCCGACAAAAGGACATATTTACCGTCTACCCTCTTTAATGTAAGCGAGGGAAGGTCCTCCTTCGAAAGGTCCAGTTCCTCCACCGTCCAGTCGGGATGGCCTGTC
This region of Candidatus Omnitrophota bacterium genomic DNA includes:
- a CDS encoding DNA-binding response regulator; protein product: MAIEALKARADDYMEKPVGIARLKETVEGLLEARRGEGGVNEQGLKGKIEKVKRFMERNWYKKITLNEAAGAVCLSPKYLSRIFKENIKKGFSDYKLELKIGKAKELLKKGDYNVNQISERMGYENTESFIRQFKKLAGYTPTEYRKKVRPGKSPGKRAKTAKRKR
- a CDS encoding 2-oxoacid:acceptor oxidoreductase subunit alpha: MTIKISGEAGQGMQAISTALAKVFKKAGLHIFMNQDFMSRIRGGNNFSQLRVSERPVFTLKGKSDITVCLDKGSISIHKPDMAEKGIMITDRQKFGTEETGPGFFDAPFYDMAKKAGGSELFANSAACGVAAGITKISFRLVEEALKEIFADKPADVIKINIAAAKLGYDFSAKYFRSDAFAVKEGAAAGNLLMNGNEAITLGAIRGGCKFYSAYPMSPSTSIMENLSRYAKDFNIIVEQAEDEIAAINMIIGASFAGVRSMCATSGGGFALMVEGLSLAGMLETPIVAVDAQRPAPATGFPTRTEQADLDFLIHAGHGEFARAVFAPGTVEEAFYLTVKAFNLAEKYQIPVLIMTDQHLADSSRDIDPFDMDKAKVERHIISKEDSKKVTGYKRYQLTETGVSPMAVPSWIEDVIYADSDEHTEEGHITEDGKIRMSMVDKRFYKKMALLSREVEEPTAYNLSGADMVLVGFGSTYGVMKEACEATQGKKLGFIHLSQVWPFPSDHIAGLLKRAKKAVTVENNAGAQLAKLIRRSTGIEVDGSILKYDGRPFNADFLKEKASEAVNNGRR
- a CDS encoding NAD(P)H-dependent oxidoreductase — encoded protein: MKKLLHIIATPRGEESRTLAVSGAFLEAFKTGHPDWTVEELDLSKEDLPSLTLKRVDGKYVLLSGKDLTGDLKEAWEEIVRHIERFMSADGYLISTPMWNFSVPYTLKHYIDVIVQPKYLFRYTATGAEGLVKNKKMVVVASRGGDYSSKEMRAADFQEPYLRRIFGLCGITDITFVVAQPMDMGPELQKQKINEAQQAARITAAKF
- a CDS encoding 2-oxoacid:ferredoxin oxidoreductase subunit beta → MADVKDFISNDPIAWCPGCGDFGILNALKAALVKLGRKPKDIVIASGIGQAAKLPHYIKCNCINGLHGRSLSYASAVKIANRELTVLVTTGDGDCYGEGGNHFIHNIRRNTDITVIVHNNQIYALTKGQASPSTDEGYVTKVQTQGVISEPIRALEMAIVLGAGFVARGYSADMEHLSWLILEGIEHKGFSLVEVLQPCVSFNKKNTYEWYSKRIYKANDDPAYDPGNYVAALQKASEWGDRIPIGIIYKAEKASYEEKSGLNKRPPLVEEKIDDIDITGILKEYA